Proteins encoded in a region of the Mycolicibacterium duvalii genome:
- a CDS encoding cytochrome c oxidase subunit 3, which translates to MTVTAPAATTARRTPGEAGTWVFLFGDMLVFGAFFVTFLVQRAAAPEVFEAARATLHLGVGVANTLVLLTSSLFVVLSISAHRAALPAVATRAAVAAMVCGGVFVALKVSEYLALAGAGHGPGANDFYLYYFVLTGLHLFHVCLGLGALAFLAGQTRRAELSPTRTALVESAACFWHLVDLLWIVLFALLYLVS; encoded by the coding sequence ATGACCGTCACCGCGCCCGCTGCGACGACTGCGCGACGCACCCCGGGCGAAGCCGGCACGTGGGTCTTTCTGTTCGGCGACATGCTGGTCTTCGGCGCGTTCTTCGTCACGTTCCTCGTGCAGCGCGCCGCGGCGCCGGAGGTGTTCGAGGCGGCCCGCGCCACCCTGCATCTCGGGGTCGGAGTGGCCAACACCCTGGTGCTGCTGACCAGCTCGCTGTTCGTCGTGCTGAGCATCTCGGCCCATCGCGCCGCGCTGCCGGCCGTGGCCACCCGCGCGGCGGTCGCGGCAATGGTCTGCGGTGGGGTCTTCGTCGCGCTGAAGGTTTCCGAGTACCTCGCGTTGGCCGGTGCCGGGCACGGGCCGGGAGCCAACGACTTCTACCTCTACTACTTCGTGCTGACCGGACTGCACCTTTTCCACGTGTGCCTCGGTCTGGGCGCGCTGGCGTTCCTGGCCGGCCAGACGCGCCGGGCCGAGCTCAGCCCGACCCGCACCGCATTGGTCGAGAGCGCCGCGTGCTTCTGGCATCTGGTCGACCTGCTGTGGATCGTGTTGTTCGCCCTGCTCTATCTGGTGAGTTGA
- a CDS encoding cytochrome C oxidase subunit IV family protein, with product MTALRLVGARVVVTWLLLVGATVVSWAVGADHGTGSGAAVLVLAIAAVKIRLVGLDFMELRGAPLPLRAAFECYCVGMWALLAALYLWL from the coding sequence ATGACCGCGCTTCGCCTGGTCGGCGCCCGTGTCGTCGTCACCTGGCTGCTGCTGGTGGGGGCCACCGTGGTGTCGTGGGCCGTCGGCGCCGACCACGGCACCGGGTCGGGCGCGGCGGTGCTGGTGCTGGCGATCGCCGCGGTCAAGATCCGCCTCGTCGGGCTGGATTTCATGGAGCTTCGTGGCGCTCCGCTGCCGCTGCGCGCCGCGTTCGAGTGCTACTGCGTCGGCATGTGGGCGCTGCTCGCGGCGCTCTACCTCTGGCTATGA
- a CDS encoding LLM class F420-dependent oxidoreductase has translation MATEFRFGVGVTRVGSRDRLTEAALRAQDLGFDVLHVPDHLGGPAPFPVMTAVAMATSTLRVGTFVINSAFYRPALLTRDVAALHELSEGRFELGLGTGYVKEEFDAAGLRYPSAGERVDHLKLTTQYLAEHLPDVPIMIAGNGDRVLRIAARQADIIGLTGGDRAASADEDPLADRIAFVRDAAGDRFGELELNLAITAMPTDGSGHPDLTIPRISLPGLSDEELLRHPGVLSGSVDEIAARIRGYRDAYGVSYFIVQMRHAEAFGKVIELLRSS, from the coding sequence GTGGCAACGGAATTCCGCTTCGGTGTAGGCGTCACGCGGGTCGGTTCCCGGGACCGGCTCACCGAGGCCGCGCTGCGGGCCCAGGACCTCGGCTTCGACGTCCTTCATGTCCCCGACCATCTGGGCGGTCCGGCACCGTTTCCGGTGATGACCGCCGTCGCGATGGCGACGTCGACGCTGCGGGTGGGCACCTTCGTCATCAACTCCGCGTTCTATCGGCCCGCGCTGCTGACGCGCGATGTCGCAGCGCTGCACGAGCTCAGCGAGGGACGGTTCGAGCTGGGGCTGGGTACCGGTTACGTCAAGGAGGAGTTCGACGCCGCCGGGTTGCGCTATCCCAGCGCCGGTGAGCGGGTCGACCACCTGAAGCTGACCACGCAGTACCTGGCCGAGCACCTGCCCGACGTCCCGATCATGATCGCCGGCAACGGTGACCGGGTGCTGCGGATCGCGGCGCGCCAGGCCGACATCATCGGCCTGACCGGCGGAGATCGGGCCGCGAGCGCCGACGAGGATCCGCTGGCCGACCGGATAGCCTTCGTTCGGGACGCCGCCGGTGACCGGTTCGGCGAGCTCGAGCTGAACCTCGCGATCACCGCGATGCCGACCGACGGTTCCGGCCACCCCGATCTGACGATTCCGCGGATCTCGCTGCCCGGTCTGTCCGATGAGGAGCTGCTGCGTCATCCGGGTGTGCTGTCAGGCTCGGTCGACGAAATCGCCGCGCGCATTCGCGGCTATCGGGACGCCTACGGCGTCAGCTATTTCATCGTGCAGATGCGCCACGCGGAGGCGTTCGGCAAGGTCATCGAGCTCCTGCGGTCGTCATAG
- a CDS encoding glutamate--cysteine ligase: MTTTPTFGVEEEFLLVDPASGAPVPYNRAVADRAADAGVDLQLELTSCQVETTSDVVDNTADLRAELLRLRRVAATAAQQAGAQLLAAALPPTLPRAFPVTDTPRYRDIGERFGMIAHEQGICGCHVHVAVPDREAAIQVSNRLRPWLPLLLALTANSAIYRNSDTGHASWRSVLWGRWPSAGPPPHFDSADEYDAAVALLVRTGAMRDDGMVYWDVRPSANFPTVEVRVADVPATVAETVLFAAVVRGCVLTALDDERRGEPMQPLAPYALKAAYWKAARDGLDGDGVDLENHAAAPMTELLDRLVARIRPALEDVGDYDFVVSGLADVAARGNGATRQRRAWARRHDVGDVLADMATATLEGC, translated from the coding sequence ATGACCACTACACCCACGTTCGGCGTCGAAGAGGAGTTCCTGCTCGTCGACCCCGCTTCCGGCGCCCCGGTTCCCTACAACCGGGCCGTCGCCGACCGCGCCGCCGACGCCGGGGTCGACCTGCAACTGGAGTTGACCAGCTGCCAGGTCGAGACCACCAGCGACGTCGTCGACAACACCGCCGACCTGCGTGCGGAGCTGCTTCGGCTGCGCCGCGTGGCGGCCACGGCCGCGCAGCAGGCCGGGGCGCAGTTGCTCGCCGCGGCGCTGCCGCCGACTCTGCCCCGCGCCTTCCCGGTCACCGACACGCCGCGCTATCGCGACATCGGGGAGCGGTTCGGCATGATTGCCCACGAGCAGGGCATCTGCGGCTGCCACGTGCATGTGGCGGTGCCCGACCGCGAGGCGGCGATCCAGGTCAGCAACAGGTTGCGACCGTGGTTGCCGCTGCTGCTGGCGCTGACGGCGAACTCCGCGATCTACCGCAACTCCGACACCGGGCATGCCAGCTGGCGCAGTGTGCTGTGGGGACGCTGGCCCAGCGCCGGTCCGCCGCCGCACTTCGACTCGGCCGACGAGTACGACGCCGCGGTGGCGCTGCTGGTGAGGACCGGAGCCATGCGCGACGACGGCATGGTCTATTGGGATGTGCGCCCCTCGGCGAACTTCCCGACCGTGGAAGTCCGGGTCGCCGACGTCCCGGCGACGGTCGCCGAAACCGTGCTGTTCGCCGCGGTGGTCCGCGGCTGCGTGCTGACCGCGCTCGACGACGAGCGCCGCGGCGAGCCGATGCAGCCGCTGGCGCCCTACGCGCTCAAAGCCGCCTACTGGAAAGCTGCCCGCGACGGTCTCGACGGCGACGGGGTGGATCTGGAGAACCACGCGGCGGCACCCATGACAGAACTACTCGACCGGCTGGTCGCGCGCATCCGGCCGGCGCTGGAAGACGTCGGCGACTACGACTTCGTGGTGTCCGGTCTCGCCGACGTCGCCGCCCGCGGCAACGGGGCCACACGCCAGCGGCGGGCATGGGCGCGTCGCCACGACGTCGGTGACGTGCTGGCCGACATGGCGACCGCGACCCTGGAGGGCTGCTAG
- a CDS encoding anti-sigma factor, with product MTSPQNDLMSLATPYALHALSAAEMADVDRELRSSDAGVAEEFLTEVRAVRETMAALATATAVEPPTHLRDAVLRQIADDPVRTLPTQQRSRRRAATVLGAAAAVTIGLGALGVGYALRPAEGPSTAEQVFAAPDVRTVSGQIPGGGTATVVFSRERDSGVLVMNNVSPPQPGTVYQMWLVDSDGSHSAGTMDAEAVAPSTTAVLPDLGSSRALAFTIEPAGGSTRPTTPAFAELPLT from the coding sequence ATGACCAGCCCACAAAATGACTTGATGTCCCTGGCGACGCCCTACGCGCTGCACGCGCTGAGCGCCGCCGAGATGGCCGACGTCGACCGGGAGCTTCGCAGCTCAGATGCCGGCGTCGCCGAAGAGTTCCTGACCGAGGTGCGTGCAGTCCGCGAGACGATGGCCGCACTGGCCACCGCGACCGCGGTGGAACCGCCGACGCATCTGCGCGATGCGGTGTTGCGGCAGATCGCCGACGACCCGGTCCGCACCTTGCCGACCCAACAGCGGTCCCGGCGCCGGGCGGCCACCGTGCTGGGCGCCGCGGCGGCGGTCACCATCGGGCTGGGCGCGCTCGGGGTCGGCTATGCGCTGCGGCCCGCCGAAGGCCCCTCCACGGCCGAACAGGTCTTCGCCGCCCCCGACGTGCGCACCGTGTCCGGGCAGATTCCCGGCGGCGGCACCGCCACGGTGGTGTTCTCCCGGGAGCGGGACTCCGGGGTGCTGGTGATGAACAACGTGTCACCACCGCAGCCGGGGACCGTCTATCAGATGTGGCTGGTCGACTCCGACGGGTCGCACTCGGCGGGAACCATGGACGCCGAAGCGGTCGCGCCGTCGACCACCGCGGTGTTGCCGGATCTGGGGTCGTCACGCGCACTGGCGTTCACCATCGAACCCGCAGGCGGTTCCACCCGGCCGACCACCCCGGCCTTCGCCGAGCTGCCGCTGACCTAG
- a CDS encoding sigma-70 family RNA polymerase sigma factor, with product MADARLRLVTAELDALLRQVAHRDAEAFAAFYDQTRSRVYGLVTRVLRDPGYSEETTQDVYLQVWRNAANYDPQAGSPLAWLLTLAHRRAVDRVRSEQAATTRESRYGASTVETPTDHVADEVILDDERRRVADCLGSLTETQRECIELAYYGGLTYSQVSERLSANLATVKSRMRDAIRGLRRCLGVA from the coding sequence GTGGCGGACGCTAGGCTACGGCTCGTGACCGCCGAACTCGACGCGCTGTTGCGCCAAGTGGCGCACCGCGACGCCGAAGCGTTCGCCGCGTTCTATGACCAGACCCGATCGCGGGTCTACGGTCTGGTCACCCGCGTGCTGCGCGATCCCGGCTACAGCGAGGAAACCACTCAGGACGTCTACCTGCAGGTCTGGCGCAACGCCGCGAACTACGACCCGCAGGCCGGGTCGCCGCTGGCCTGGTTGCTCACACTGGCACACCGCCGCGCGGTGGACCGGGTGCGCTCCGAGCAGGCGGCCACCACCCGGGAGTCCCGTTACGGCGCCAGCACGGTCGAGACCCCGACCGATCACGTCGCCGATGAGGTGATCCTCGACGACGAGCGGCGCCGCGTCGCCGACTGCCTGGGGTCGTTGACCGAGACCCAACGCGAATGCATCGAGCTCGCCTATTACGGCGGTCTGACGTACTCGCAGGTCTCGGAACGACTTTCGGCCAACCTCGCTACCGTCAAATCGCGGATGCGCGACGCGATCCGCGGACTCCGCAGATGTTTGGGGGTGGCATGA
- a CDS encoding DUF1365 domain-containing protein yields the protein MQDVRPDYRGGNRGSAALYRTRITHLRRAPVHHYFEHRSYSWFVDVDALPRLPRWLRPFAVFDARDHLWPAADDTLRGRVDAYLAGKGIDLGGGTVTALMHARVLGHVFNPLTLYWCHDVHGVLQCVIAEVHNLSGDRHAYLLPPADDHAVMVDKRFRASAFSGTDGHYLVRAPQPDDTLDVTISLHREHQPAFVATMRGTRRAAGIRQILALQVTAPLAPLMNVLSMRVQAALLWLRRVPLVPDRAGDRRVTTAASTPRHQLSTRRECPVGPIMARDRQETRSP from the coding sequence ATACAGGATGTGAGACCCGACTACCGAGGCGGGAACCGCGGCAGTGCGGCCCTGTACCGCACGCGCATCACCCATCTGCGTCGCGCGCCCGTCCACCACTACTTCGAACACCGCAGCTACAGCTGGTTCGTCGACGTTGATGCGTTGCCCCGCCTACCCCGCTGGCTGCGGCCTTTCGCCGTCTTCGACGCCCGCGACCATCTGTGGCCGGCAGCCGACGACACCCTGCGCGGCCGCGTCGACGCGTACCTGGCCGGGAAGGGAATCGACCTCGGCGGCGGCACCGTCACCGCGTTGATGCACGCCCGGGTGCTCGGCCACGTGTTCAACCCGCTGACCCTGTACTGGTGCCACGACGTCCACGGCGTGCTGCAGTGCGTCATCGCCGAGGTGCACAACCTCAGCGGTGACCGGCACGCCTACCTGCTACCGCCGGCCGATGACCACGCCGTCATGGTGGACAAGAGGTTCCGCGCGTCGGCGTTCTCCGGCACCGACGGGCACTACCTGGTGCGTGCGCCCCAGCCCGACGACACCCTCGACGTCACGATCTCGCTGCACCGCGAGCACCAGCCCGCGTTCGTGGCGACGATGCGCGGGACGCGACGCGCGGCCGGTATCCGCCAGATTCTGGCGCTGCAGGTGACAGCGCCGCTGGCGCCGCTGATGAACGTGCTGAGCATGCGGGTGCAGGCCGCGCTGCTGTGGCTGCGCCGGGTCCCGCTGGTGCCCGACCGCGCCGGCGACCGACGGGTCACGACCGCCGCAAGCACGCCGCGACACCAGCTCAGCACCCGTCGGGAGTGCCCCGTCGGACCGATCATGGCGCGCGACCGCCAGGAGACACGATCACCGTGA
- a CDS encoding poly-gamma-glutamate hydrolase family protein gives MAGRHSYFAYGSNLCVQQMAQRCPDATDPVPALLTDHDWLINERGVATVEPFSGGEVHGVIWQLSDRDLATLDSAEGVPARYRRDRMTVRTGAGDASAWVYIDHRVEPGPPRPGYLDRVLAGARHHDLPGRWIDFLERWDPRHWPQRPQHTDSPAPRSLSELLADTAVTEESVLRSRFGFLAIHGGGLEQMTDVIAERAADAADASLYVVRHPDHYPHHLPSARYDPAHSARLAEFLDHVEVVVSLHGYGRWGRSTQLLAGGRSRALAGHVARHLAIPGYRVVTDLESIPQELRGLHPDNPVNRTRGGGAQLELSARVRGTSPRSGLPSDDGLTPATSALVQGLARAARLWE, from the coding sequence ATGGCCGGGCGGCACAGCTACTTCGCGTACGGGTCGAACCTGTGCGTGCAGCAGATGGCGCAGCGCTGCCCGGACGCGACCGATCCGGTGCCGGCGCTGCTGACCGACCACGACTGGCTGATCAATGAGCGCGGCGTGGCCACCGTGGAACCGTTCTCCGGCGGCGAAGTCCACGGCGTGATCTGGCAACTCTCCGACCGAGATCTGGCCACCCTGGACAGCGCCGAGGGCGTGCCGGCGCGGTACCGCCGTGACCGGATGACGGTGCGCACCGGCGCCGGCGACGCGTCGGCGTGGGTCTACATCGACCATCGCGTCGAGCCGGGCCCGCCGCGACCGGGGTACCTGGACCGCGTTCTCGCCGGGGCACGCCATCACGACCTGCCCGGCCGGTGGATCGACTTTCTGGAGCGGTGGGACCCGCGGCATTGGCCGCAACGCCCGCAGCACACCGATTCGCCGGCGCCACGGTCACTCTCGGAGCTACTCGCCGATACCGCCGTGACCGAGGAGTCGGTGCTGCGATCCCGGTTCGGGTTCCTGGCCATCCACGGCGGCGGCCTGGAGCAGATGACCGACGTCATCGCCGAACGAGCCGCCGACGCGGCGGACGCGTCGCTGTACGTGGTGCGCCACCCCGACCACTATCCGCACCACCTGCCCTCGGCGAGGTACGACCCCGCGCACTCGGCGCGGCTGGCCGAGTTCCTCGATCACGTGGAGGTGGTGGTCTCGCTGCACGGCTACGGCCGGTGGGGCCGCAGCACGCAGCTCCTGGCCGGCGGCCGTAGCCGCGCGCTGGCCGGTCACGTCGCCCGACACCTCGCGATCCCCGGCTACCGGGTCGTCACCGACCTCGAGTCGATTCCCCAGGAATTGCGCGGACTGCACCCGGACAACCCGGTCAACCGCACCCGGGGCGGCGGCGCGCAACTGGAACTGTCGGCCCGGGTTCGCGGCACCAGCCCCCGCAGCGGACTGCCCAGCGACGACGGTCTGACACCGGCTACCTCGGCCCTGGTCCAGGGACTGGCGCGGGCCGCGCGCCTCTGGGAGTAG
- a CDS encoding Nramp family divalent metal transporter translates to MAQYADTQKRPGWILLGPAFVAAIAYVDPGNVAANVSAGAQFGFLLVWVIVAANLMAYLVQYLSAKLGLVTGRSLPEAVGARMGRPTRLGYWVQAELVAMATDLAEIVGGAIALYLLFDLPLLVGGVITGAVSLVLLMIKDRRGQTTFERVITGLLAIIAIGFLTSLFAAPPPVADAAEGLIPRFDGAESVLLAAAMLGATVMPHAVYLHSGLARDRHGQPEPGPVRARLLRITRWDVGVAMLIAGAVNLSMLLVAATNLQGVEDTDSIEGAHAAVQNALGPTVALLFAIGLLASGLASSSVGAYAGAMIMQGLLRRSVPLLTRRLITLLPALLILAVGVDPSRALVLSQVVLSFGIPFALIPLIRLTSDAALMGGDVNRRVTTALGWLVAGLITLLNVVLIYLTLTG, encoded by the coding sequence GTGGCTCAGTACGCCGATACGCAGAAGCGGCCCGGCTGGATCCTGCTCGGACCTGCCTTCGTCGCCGCCATCGCCTACGTCGACCCCGGAAACGTCGCCGCCAACGTCAGCGCCGGTGCTCAGTTCGGCTTCCTGCTGGTCTGGGTGATCGTCGCGGCGAACCTGATGGCCTACCTGGTGCAATATCTGTCGGCGAAGCTGGGTCTGGTCACCGGGCGGTCGCTGCCCGAAGCCGTGGGCGCCCGGATGGGCCGACCCACCCGGCTCGGTTACTGGGTGCAGGCCGAATTGGTCGCCATGGCCACCGACCTCGCCGAGATCGTCGGCGGGGCGATCGCGCTGTACCTGTTGTTCGACCTGCCCCTGCTGGTGGGCGGCGTGATCACCGGGGCGGTGTCGCTGGTGCTGCTGATGATCAAGGACCGGCGCGGCCAGACCACGTTCGAACGGGTCATCACGGGTCTGCTGGCGATCATCGCGATCGGATTTCTGACCAGCTTGTTCGCCGCCCCGCCGCCGGTGGCCGACGCCGCCGAAGGCCTGATCCCCCGCTTCGACGGTGCCGAGAGCGTCCTGCTCGCCGCGGCGATGCTCGGCGCCACGGTGATGCCGCACGCCGTTTATCTGCACTCCGGACTGGCCCGCGACCGGCACGGACAGCCGGAGCCCGGTCCGGTGCGCGCGCGGCTGCTTCGCATCACCCGTTGGGACGTCGGCGTCGCGATGCTCATCGCCGGCGCGGTGAACCTGTCGATGCTGCTGGTCGCCGCGACGAATCTGCAGGGCGTGGAGGACACCGACTCGATCGAAGGCGCGCACGCCGCGGTGCAGAACGCGCTCGGCCCGACCGTCGCCCTGCTGTTCGCGATCGGGCTGCTGGCCTCGGGCCTGGCGTCGTCGTCGGTGGGGGCGTACGCGGGCGCGATGATCATGCAGGGTCTGCTGCGTCGGTCTGTTCCGCTGTTGACGCGTCGGCTGATCACGCTGCTGCCCGCGCTGCTCATCCTGGCCGTCGGTGTGGACCCCAGCCGCGCGCTGGTGTTGTCGCAGGTCGTCTTGTCATTCGGGATCCCGTTCGCGTTGATCCCGTTGATCCGGTTGACCAGCGACGCCGCACTGATGGGCGGCGACGTCAACCGGCGCGTGACCACGGCGCTGGGCTGGCTGGTCGCGGGACTCATTACGCTACTGAACGTGGTGTTGATCTATCTGACGCTGACGGGCTGA
- a CDS encoding NAD(P)H-dependent amine dehydrogenase family protein, protein MAIKVAAVGTGNVGRHALTQLINDPRFELTAVWVSSESKVGKDAGELAGLDVSTGITATSDLDAVLASGPECVVYTAMADNRLPEALEDYRRILAAGINVVGSSAVFLQYPWKVLPDEMVSPIEQAAADGNASVFVNGIDPGFANDLLPMALAGTCQSIQQIRCMEIINYDTYDSATVMFDVMGFGGSLDETPMLLQPGVLSLAWGSVVRQLAAGLGIELDEVTEVHERVPAPEDFDIAAGQIGEGTTAAMRFEVRGMKDGAVAVALEHVTRLRDDLCPDWPQPAQHGGSYRIEITGEPSYALDLCLSSPNGDHNHAGLVATAARVVNAIPAVIDAPAGIVTAADLPPITGKGLYAAKRNSLEGTL, encoded by the coding sequence ATGGCAATCAAAGTCGCCGCCGTCGGCACCGGAAACGTCGGCCGGCACGCGCTGACCCAGCTGATCAACGACCCCCGCTTCGAGCTCACCGCGGTATGGGTGTCCTCGGAGTCCAAGGTCGGCAAGGACGCCGGCGAGCTTGCCGGACTGGATGTTTCGACGGGCATCACGGCGACGTCGGACCTCGACGCCGTCTTGGCCAGCGGGCCGGAATGCGTGGTGTACACCGCGATGGCCGACAACCGGCTGCCCGAGGCCCTCGAGGACTATCGCCGTATCCTCGCGGCCGGCATCAATGTGGTGGGCAGCAGCGCGGTGTTTCTGCAGTATCCGTGGAAGGTGCTGCCCGACGAGATGGTCAGCCCCATCGAACAAGCCGCAGCCGACGGCAACGCGAGTGTGTTCGTCAACGGCATCGATCCCGGCTTCGCCAACGACCTGCTGCCCATGGCGCTGGCCGGCACGTGTCAGAGCATCCAGCAGATCCGGTGCATGGAGATCATCAACTACGACACCTATGACAGTGCCACGGTGATGTTCGACGTCATGGGGTTCGGTGGCAGCCTCGACGAGACCCCGATGCTGTTGCAGCCGGGCGTGCTGAGCCTGGCGTGGGGTTCGGTGGTGCGGCAGTTGGCTGCGGGCCTGGGCATCGAACTCGACGAGGTCACCGAGGTCCACGAACGCGTGCCCGCGCCCGAGGACTTCGACATCGCAGCTGGACAGATCGGCGAAGGCACCACCGCGGCAATGAGATTCGAGGTGCGCGGCATGAAGGACGGCGCGGTGGCCGTGGCGCTCGAGCATGTCACCCGTCTGCGGGACGATCTGTGCCCGGACTGGCCGCAGCCCGCCCAGCACGGCGGCTCCTACCGCATCGAGATCACCGGAGAACCCTCTTACGCCCTGGATCTGTGCCTGAGCAGCCCCAACGGCGATCACAATCACGCCGGTCTGGTTGCCACCGCCGCGCGCGTGGTCAACGCGATCCCCGCCGTCATCGATGCTCCCGCCGGGATTGTCACGGCCGCCGACTTGCCTCCCATAACCGGCAAAGGCTTGTACGCTGCTAAGCGAAACTCCCTGGAAGGAACCCTTTGA
- a CDS encoding SDR family oxidoreductase, with product MILDRFRLDDQVAVVTGAGRGLGAAMAVAFAEAGADVLIAARTRSQLEDVAGQVQAAGRRAHIVAADLAHAEDTATLAAAAVDAFGRLDIVVNNVGGSMPNALLNTSVKDLRDAFAFNVATAHALTVAAVPLMLEHAGGGSIINVTSTMGRLAGRGFAAYGTAKAALAHYTRLSALDLAPRIRVNAIAPGSILTSALDIVASNDELRTPMEQATPLRRLGDPADIAAAAVYLASPAGSYLTGKTLEVDGGLTFPNLDMPIPDV from the coding sequence GTGATTCTGGATCGGTTCCGACTCGACGATCAGGTGGCGGTGGTGACCGGCGCCGGCCGCGGCCTGGGCGCGGCGATGGCCGTGGCGTTCGCCGAAGCCGGTGCTGACGTGCTGATTGCCGCTCGCACCAGGTCCCAACTCGAGGACGTCGCCGGGCAGGTCCAAGCCGCGGGCCGACGCGCCCACATCGTCGCCGCCGACCTTGCCCACGCCGAGGACACCGCCACGCTGGCCGCCGCGGCCGTCGATGCCTTCGGCAGACTAGACATCGTCGTGAACAACGTCGGCGGCAGCATGCCGAACGCACTGCTGAACACCTCGGTCAAGGATCTGCGCGACGCGTTCGCGTTCAACGTCGCCACCGCGCATGCGCTGACTGTCGCTGCGGTGCCGCTGATGCTCGAGCACGCCGGCGGTGGCAGCATCATCAACGTCACCTCGACGATGGGGCGGCTGGCCGGACGAGGGTTCGCCGCCTACGGCACCGCCAAGGCCGCACTGGCCCACTACACGCGGCTGTCCGCACTCGACCTGGCGCCACGGATCCGGGTCAACGCCATCGCGCCGGGGTCGATCCTGACCTCCGCGCTCGACATCGTGGCCAGCAACGACGAACTCCGCACGCCCATGGAGCAGGCCACGCCGCTGCGCCGGCTCGGCGACCCGGCCGACATCGCCGCCGCAGCGGTGTACCTGGCGTCACCGGCCGGCAGCTACCTGACCGGCAAGACCCTCGAGGTCGACGGTGGTCTGACCTTTCCCAACCTCGATATGCCCATCCCCGACGTATAA
- a CDS encoding Ku protein: MRSIWKGSIAFGLVNVPVKVYSATEDHDIKFHQVHEKDNGRIRYKRVCEVCGEVVEYRDIAKAYESDDGQTVIITDDDISTLPEERSREIEVLEFVPATDIDPMMYDRSYFLEPEGKSTKSYVLLAKTLMETDRVAIVNFALRNKTRLAALRVKDFSKRDVMMIHTLLWPDEIRDPDFPVLDKEVDVKPAELKMAGQVVDAMTDDFNPDRYHDDYQEQLRELITAKLEGGEAFTTEEQPQELDETEDVSDLLARLEASVKARKEQGSSRGSSKGDSDDDKPAKKAPAKKAAKKAPAKKAAKKAPAKKAAAKKS; the protein is encoded by the coding sequence ATGCGGTCCATCTGGAAGGGCTCCATCGCGTTCGGCCTGGTGAACGTCCCGGTCAAGGTGTACAGCGCCACCGAGGACCACGACATCAAGTTCCACCAGGTCCATGAGAAGGACAACGGCCGGATCCGGTACAAGCGGGTCTGCGAGGTGTGCGGCGAGGTCGTCGAGTACCGCGACATCGCCAAGGCCTACGAGTCCGATGACGGCCAGACGGTGATCATCACCGACGACGACATCTCGACGTTGCCCGAGGAGCGCAGCCGGGAGATCGAGGTGCTCGAGTTCGTGCCGGCCACCGACATCGACCCGATGATGTATGACCGTTCTTATTTCCTTGAACCCGAAGGCAAGTCGACCAAGTCCTACGTTCTGCTGGCCAAGACCCTGATGGAGACCGACCGGGTCGCCATCGTCAACTTCGCTCTGCGCAACAAGACCCGGCTTGCGGCCCTGCGCGTCAAGGATTTCAGCAAGCGCGACGTGATGATGATCCACACCCTGCTGTGGCCCGACGAGATCCGCGACCCCGACTTCCCCGTCCTGGACAAAGAGGTCGACGTCAAGCCGGCCGAGCTGAAAATGGCCGGCCAGGTGGTCGATGCGATGACCGACGACTTCAACCCGGACCGGTACCACGACGACTACCAGGAACAGCTTCGTGAGCTCATCACGGCGAAACTCGAAGGTGGCGAAGCGTTCACCACAGAGGAGCAACCGCAGGAGCTCGACGAGACCGAGGACGTCTCCGATCTGCTGGCCAGGCTCGAGGCCAGCGTGAAGGCCCGCAAGGAGCAGGGGTCCTCGCGAGGCTCCTCGAAGGGCGACTCCGACGACGACAAGCCCGCCAAGAAGGCCCCGGCGAAGAAGGCGGCCAAGAAGGCTCCGGCCAAGAAAGCCGCCAAGAAAGCGCCCGCGAAGAAGGCTGCCGCCAAGAAGAGCTGA